Proteins found in one Aneurinibacillus uraniidurans genomic segment:
- a CDS encoding AAA family ATPase — MTQMGLLESNELNSTFYSIRTKTPATVSAILNKESNIEIDGLNIFKDQLHIGQIVFIVLGGDKAKAEITWETGLIGIGRIVEKPYDIGYYKKNFKIKISVEVLLNTTLSRHDLLSYADAYNTIGIGPMTKWEPNQAISEVEYIKALALVRAILDKYPKLEEEIALIFDNKFMIKAKDQMEYLIPQTLYFGQLPTTISESEEQYSGIEFSQTFDPDLAAIKSSFEMELHPLETLRNYVNIGKHLILIGPPGTGKTEIAERASQEGIRTQFTSGYLITTATADWSTFDTIGGYMPDNDGKLVFQEGIFLRSIREDKWLIIDEINRAEADKAFGQLFTVLSGKDVQLPFKSQASDQLISIKNYGGLKSYYDSASGTYYVGKNWRIIATMNTFDKNSLFSLSYAFMRRFAFIEIPIPGTVYMHSLIDAKGIQNTNKDFVRKVIDCSPKPIGPAVLLEFLEYIKISNETGRIEGLCSSILPQYEGLTTSEIKNFYKELSSLLSPEERTKLSRYLTDFFEMSRNAFDSINEDLSFADEDEVEDSQEDIE, encoded by the coding sequence ATGACACAAATGGGATTACTGGAGTCGAACGAACTAAACAGCACATTTTACAGCATCAGAACTAAAACACCCGCTACAGTCAGCGCTATTCTAAATAAGGAATCTAATATCGAAATCGACGGCCTAAACATCTTTAAAGATCAGCTTCACATTGGCCAAATCGTATTCATCGTGTTAGGGGGAGATAAAGCAAAAGCAGAGATAACGTGGGAAACGGGTTTGATTGGTATAGGTAGAATTGTTGAAAAACCTTATGATATTGGCTACTATAAAAAAAATTTCAAAATAAAAATCAGTGTTGAAGTGCTTTTAAACACCACTCTCAGCAGACATGATCTACTTTCTTACGCAGATGCTTACAACACCATAGGTATTGGACCTATGACAAAGTGGGAGCCCAACCAAGCTATTTCCGAGGTAGAGTACATCAAAGCTCTTGCCCTCGTTCGTGCCATCCTGGATAAATACCCGAAGTTGGAAGAGGAAATTGCCCTTATCTTTGACAACAAGTTTATGATCAAAGCCAAGGATCAGATGGAATATCTCATTCCACAAACTCTTTATTTCGGGCAGCTACCTACTACTATCTCTGAATCAGAGGAACAATACAGTGGTATTGAATTCTCACAGACGTTCGATCCAGACTTAGCCGCAATAAAAAGCAGTTTCGAAATGGAGCTTCATCCCTTAGAGACACTGCGCAACTACGTTAATATCGGAAAACATTTAATTCTCATCGGTCCTCCTGGAACAGGAAAAACAGAAATTGCCGAAAGAGCTTCTCAGGAAGGAATAAGAACACAATTTACTAGTGGTTATTTAATTACTACGGCTACTGCTGATTGGAGCACTTTCGATACAATTGGCGGCTATATGCCTGATAATGATGGAAAGCTTGTTTTTCAGGAGGGTATTTTCCTTAGAAGCATCCGTGAGGACAAATGGCTCATCATTGATGAAATTAACCGTGCAGAAGCCGATAAAGCATTTGGACAGCTTTTCACTGTGCTGTCCGGTAAAGATGTTCAGCTTCCTTTCAAAAGTCAGGCTTCTGACCAGCTTATCAGCATTAAAAATTACGGCGGCCTGAAAAGCTATTATGATTCTGCTTCCGGCACATACTATGTCGGAAAGAATTGGCGTATCATCGCTACTATGAATACTTTTGACAAAAACAGCTTATTTTCTCTTTCCTACGCCTTTATGAGACGTTTTGCATTTATCGAGATTCCCATTCCAGGAACCGTATATATGCACTCACTCATTGATGCTAAAGGAATACAGAACACGAATAAGGACTTTGTTAGGAAGGTTATTGACTGTTCACCAAAACCAATCGGTCCAGCCGTTCTCCTGGAGTTTCTTGAGTATATTAAGATTTCAAATGAGACCGGCAGAATAGAGGGACTCTGCAGTTCGATTCTTCCTCAATATGAGGGACTCACAACCAGCGAAATTAAGAATTTTTACAAAGAACTGTCTTCTCTTCTCTCACCAGAAGAGCGCACAAAGCTCAGCCGCTACCTGACTGATTTCTTTGAGATGTCCAGGAACGCTTTTGATTCTATTAATGAAGATTTATCGTTTGCTGATGAAGACGAAGTAGAAGATTCGCAAGAAGACATAGAATAG